Proteins found in one Microtus pennsylvanicus isolate mMicPen1 chromosome 14, mMicPen1.hap1, whole genome shotgun sequence genomic segment:
- the Six6 gene encoding homeobox protein SIX6, giving the protein MFQLPILNFSPQQVAGVCETLEESGDVERLGRFLWSLPVAPAACEALNKNESVLRARAIVAFHGGNYRELYHILENHKFTKESHAKLQALWLEAHYQEAEKLRGRPLGPVDKYRVRKKFPLPRTIWDGEQKTHCFKERTRHLLREWYLQDPYPNPSKKRELAQATGLTPTQVGNWFKNRRQRDRAAAAKNRLQQQVLSQGSGRVLRSEGEGTPEVLGVASSPAASLSSKAATSAISITSSDSECDI; this is encoded by the exons AGCGGCGATGTGGAGCGCCTGGGTCGCTTCCTGTGGTCGCTGCCCGTGGCCCCGGCGGCCTGTGAAGCCCTTAATAAGAATGAGTCGGTGCTGCGCGCGAGAGCCATCGTGGCCTTCCACGGTGGCAACTACCGCGAGCTTTACCATATCCTGGAAAACCATAAGTTTACTAAGGAATCGCACGCCAAGCTGCAGGCACTGTGGCTTGAAGCGCAttaccaggaggcagagaagctGCGTGGACGGCCCTTGGGGCCGGTAGATAAGTACCGGGTAAGGAAGAAGTTCCCGCTGCCGAGGACCATTTGGGATGGCGAACAGAAGACGCACTGCTTCAAGGAGCGCACGAGGCACCTGCTTCGAGAGTGGTACCTTCAGGACCCATATCCCAACCCCAGCAAAAAGCGCGAGCTTGCCCAGGCAACTGGACTGACCCCCACGCAGGTGGGCAACTGGTTCAAAAACCGCCGACAAAGAGACCGGGCTGCGGCAGCCAAAAACAG ACTCCAGCAGCAGGTTCTGTCGCAGGGCTCCGGGCGGGTGCTGCGTTCGGAGGGTGAGGGCACGCCAGAGGTGTTGGGCGTCGCCTCCAGTCCGGCTGCTAGTCTGTCCAGCAAGGCGGCTACTTCGGCCATCTCCATCACGTCCAGCGACAGCGAATGCGACATCTGA